From a region of the Bradyrhizobium diazoefficiens genome:
- a CDS encoding cold-shock protein gives MAKGTVKWFNPTKGYGFIQPASGGKDVFVHISAVQKAGLSSLNEGQTVEYEEIANRGKTSAENLKV, from the coding sequence ATGGCTAAAGGTACGGTCAAGTGGTTCAACCCGACGAAGGGTTATGGATTTATCCAGCCTGCGTCGGGCGGCAAGGATGTGTTCGTGCATATCTCGGCAGTGCAGAAAGCCGGTCTGTCATCCCTCAACGAGGGACAGACGGTTGAATACGAAGAGATCGCAAACCGGGGCAAGACCTCCGCAGAAAACCTCAAAGTATAA
- a CDS encoding Lrp/AsnC ligand binding domain-containing protein → MDLDRIDRKILSILQEDGRIANVELAERIGLSPTSIGERLKRLQREGFVEGYGARLNPHRLGLGLLVFVEVLLDKTTPDNFERFARAVKLAPEVLECHMVAGGFDYLVKARLADMAAYRRFLGETLLSMPGVRETRTYAVMEEIKRDAPLPVG, encoded by the coding sequence ATGGATCTCGATCGGATCGACCGGAAAATCCTCTCGATTTTGCAGGAGGATGGCCGCATCGCCAATGTCGAGCTTGCCGAGCGCATCGGGCTGTCACCGACCTCGATCGGCGAGCGGCTAAAGCGCCTGCAACGCGAGGGCTTCGTCGAAGGCTATGGCGCGCGGCTCAACCCGCACCGACTTGGCCTCGGTCTTCTGGTGTTCGTCGAGGTGTTGCTCGACAAGACCACGCCCGACAATTTCGAACGGTTTGCGCGCGCGGTGAAGCTCGCGCCAGAGGTGCTGGAGTGTCACATGGTTGCCGGCGGCTTCGATTATCTTGTGAAGGCGCGGCTGGCCGACATGGCCGCCTATCGACGTTTTCTCGGCGAGACCCTGCTGTCGATGCCGGGCGTGCGCGAGACGCGGACCTATGCGGTGATGGAAGAGATCAAGCGCGACGCACCGTTGCCGGTGGGCTGA
- the putA gene encoding bifunctional proline dehydrogenase/L-glutamate gamma-semialdehyde dehydrogenase PutA: MPHIPPPFAAPYAPDDAEIAARLLPASHLSPPQEARVDRTATRLIEAIRKRDDRLGGVEDMLREFALSTREGLALMVLAEALLRVPDARTADQFIEDKLGEGDFIHHEIKSTAFLVNASAWALGLSARVIQPGETPDGTIGRLVKRLGAPAVRTATRQAMRLMGNHFVLGETIEQALERGRPRSGQKTRYSFDMLGEGARTAADAKRYFDAYASAILTIGKAAGRHPLPDRPGISVKLSALHPRFEAVSRARVMAELVPLLLDLAQRAKAHDLNFTVDAEEADRLELSLDVIAATLADPSLKGWDGFGLAIQAYQKRASAVIDYVDALARAHERKLMVRLVKGAYWDTEIKRAQERGLDGYPVFTRKAMTDLNFVACASKLLALRPRIFPQFATHNALTVATVLELAGTGGGFEFQRLHGMGEALYEQFARDHPEIAYRTYAPVGSHRDLLAYLVRRLLENGANSSFVAQAADYRVPVQALLQRPADAIVRPQAAAHPKVPLPGDLFAPERRNSRGVEFGERAALERLLADVKAETTDLKPIADATPDQANAAVAAARAGFAAWSRTPAAVRAAALEQAAHLLESRSAHFIALLQREGGKTLDDALSELREAADFCRYYAAQGRKLFGIDAAMPGPTGESNALAMRGRGVFVAISPWNFPLAIFIGQVTAALMAGNCVVAKPAEQTPRIAREAVALLHEAGIPESALQLVAGDGKIGAVLTAHADISGVVFTGSTEVARLINRTLAAKDGPIVPLIAETGGINAMIADATALPEQVADDVVTSAFRSAGQRCSALRLLFVQEDVADRMIEMIAGAARELKIGDPADVATHVGPVIDLEAKQRLDAHIARMSREARLHFAGTAPQGCFVAPHIFELREAGQLTEEVFGPILHVVRYRAENLERVLQAIARTGYGLTLGIHSRIDDTIEAIIDRAQIGNIYVNRNMIGAVVGVQPFGGNGLSGTGPKAGGPHYLARFATEQTVTINTAAAGGNAALLAGEE, encoded by the coding sequence ATGCCGCACATCCCGCCGCCCTTCGCCGCTCCCTATGCGCCCGACGACGCCGAGATCGCCGCACGCCTGTTGCCGGCGTCGCATCTCAGTCCGCCGCAGGAGGCGCGGGTCGACCGCACCGCGACGCGGCTGATCGAGGCGATCCGCAAGCGCGACGACCGGCTTGGTGGGGTCGAGGACATGCTGCGGGAGTTCGCGCTCTCGACCAGGGAAGGGCTCGCGCTGATGGTGCTCGCCGAGGCGCTGCTGCGCGTGCCCGATGCGCGCACCGCCGACCAGTTCATCGAGGACAAGCTCGGCGAAGGCGACTTCATCCACCACGAGATCAAGTCCACCGCCTTTCTGGTCAACGCCTCGGCCTGGGCGCTCGGCCTGTCGGCGCGGGTGATCCAGCCCGGCGAGACGCCCGACGGCACCATCGGACGTCTGGTGAAGCGGCTCGGCGCGCCGGCGGTGCGCACCGCGACGCGCCAGGCGATGCGGCTGATGGGCAATCATTTCGTGCTGGGCGAGACCATCGAGCAGGCGCTGGAACGGGGACGGCCGCGCTCCGGCCAAAAGACGCGCTATTCCTTCGACATGCTCGGGGAAGGTGCGCGCACGGCTGCGGATGCAAAGCGCTATTTCGATGCCTATGCCAGTGCGATTCTGACGATCGGCAAGGCGGCCGGCCGCCATCCCCTGCCCGACCGGCCCGGCATCTCGGTCAAGCTTTCGGCGCTGCATCCGCGCTTCGAGGCGGTCAGCCGCGCACGCGTCATGGCTGAACTGGTGCCGCTGCTGTTGGACCTCGCGCAGCGCGCCAAGGCCCACGACCTCAACTTCACCGTCGATGCCGAGGAAGCCGACCGGCTGGAGCTGTCGCTCGACGTGATCGCGGCGACACTCGCCGATCCCTCGCTCAAGGGTTGGGACGGATTTGGCCTCGCGATCCAGGCCTATCAGAAACGCGCAAGCGCCGTCATCGACTATGTCGACGCACTCGCGCGCGCGCATGAGCGCAAGCTGATGGTGCGGCTGGTCAAGGGCGCCTATTGGGACACCGAGATCAAGCGCGCTCAGGAGCGCGGGCTCGACGGCTATCCCGTGTTCACGCGCAAGGCGATGACGGATCTCAACTTCGTCGCCTGCGCTTCCAAGCTGCTGGCCTTGCGGCCGCGGATCTTTCCGCAATTCGCCACCCACAACGCGCTGACGGTCGCGACCGTGCTGGAACTGGCCGGCACGGGCGGCGGCTTCGAATTCCAGCGCCTGCATGGCATGGGCGAAGCGCTCTACGAGCAGTTCGCCAGGGATCACCCCGAGATCGCCTACCGCACCTATGCGCCGGTTGGCAGCCATCGCGACCTGCTCGCCTATCTGGTACGGCGTCTGCTGGAGAACGGCGCCAATTCCTCCTTCGTGGCGCAGGCCGCCGATTATCGCGTGCCCGTCCAGGCGTTGTTGCAGCGTCCGGCCGATGCCATCGTGCGGCCGCAAGCGGCGGCCCATCCGAAGGTTCCGTTGCCGGGCGATCTGTTCGCGCCGGAACGGCGCAATTCGCGCGGCGTCGAATTCGGCGAACGCGCCGCGCTCGAGCGGTTGCTGGCCGACGTCAAGGCCGAAACGACCGACCTCAAGCCGATCGCCGATGCAACGCCGGATCAGGCCAATGCGGCCGTCGCCGCGGCACGCGCCGGCTTTGCCGCCTGGAGCCGGACGCCGGCAGCTGTGCGCGCGGCGGCCCTGGAGCAGGCCGCGCATCTGCTGGAGAGCCGAAGCGCGCATTTCATCGCGCTATTGCAACGTGAGGGCGGCAAGACACTCGACGACGCGCTGTCGGAACTGCGCGAGGCGGCGGACTTCTGCCGCTATTATGCCGCGCAGGGTCGCAAGCTGTTCGGCATCGATGCGGCCATGCCGGGCCCGACCGGCGAGAGCAACGCGCTCGCCATGCGCGGCCGCGGCGTCTTCGTTGCGATCTCGCCGTGGAATTTTCCGCTGGCGATCTTCATCGGGCAGGTCACGGCGGCCTTGATGGCCGGCAATTGCGTGGTCGCAAAACCTGCCGAGCAGACGCCGCGCATCGCGCGCGAGGCTGTCGCCCTGCTGCACGAGGCCGGCATTCCCGAAAGTGCGCTGCAGCTCGTCGCTGGCGACGGCAAGATTGGTGCGGTGCTGACGGCGCATGCGGATATCTCGGGCGTCGTCTTCACCGGCTCGACCGAAGTTGCGCGCCTGATCAACCGGACGCTCGCCGCCAAGGACGGGCCGATCGTGCCGCTGATCGCGGAGACCGGCGGCATCAATGCCATGATCGCGGACGCCACCGCGCTGCCCGAGCAGGTCGCCGACGATGTCGTGACCTCCGCCTTCCGCTCCGCAGGCCAGCGCTGTTCGGCGCTGCGGCTGCTGTTCGTGCAGGAGGACGTCGCCGACCGCATGATCGAGATGATTGCAGGCGCGGCGCGCGAACTCAAGATCGGCGATCCCGCTGACGTCGCAACCCATGTCGGCCCGGTGATCGACCTGGAGGCCAAGCAGCGCCTCGATGCCCATATCGCACGGATGTCGCGCGAGGCGCGGCTGCACTTTGCCGGCACGGCGCCGCAAGGCTGCTTCGTCGCGCCGCACATCTTCGAGCTCAGGGAGGCCGGCCAGCTCACAGAGGAGGTGTTCGGCCCGATCCTGCATGTCGTGCGCTATCGTGCGGAGAACCTCGAGCGCGTCCTGCAGGCCATCGCGCGCACCGGCTACGGGCTCACCCTCGGCATTCATTCGCGGATCGACGATACGATCGAAGCCATTATCGATCGCGCCCAGATCGGCAACATCTACGTCAACCGCAACATGATCGGCGCCGTGGTCGGCGTGCAGCCGTTCGGCGGCAACGGTCTGTCCGGAACCGGCCCCAAGGCCGGCGGTCCGCACTACCTCGCGCGCTTCGCCACCGAGCAGACCGTGACCATCAACACGGCGGCCGCCGGCGGCAACGCTGCGTTACTGGCGGGGGAGGAATGA